A stretch of the Alnus glutinosa chromosome 6, dhAlnGlut1.1, whole genome shotgun sequence genome encodes the following:
- the LOC133871811 gene encoding replication protein A 32 kDa subunit A-like isoform X1 yields the protein MFWIRMNENFDTIEMEKILDGMYVRVNGHLKSFKGVKQLVAFSVRPVTNFDEVAFHFIDCIHNHLQSKSQLQGVTPTQPQSGDISLSIPVKNESSESSGYQTAPSSQLSGQFSSDGLKSCDQLVLDYLQQPSSIGQEKGIHRDELSRQLKLPVDKIMESIRALEEEGLIYSTIDEFHYKSTACG from the exons ATGTTTTGGATCAG GATGAATGAGAATTTTGACACAATAGAAATGGAGAAAATACT AGATGGAATGTATGTTCGTGTTAATGGACACTTGAAGAGCTTTAAAGGTGTCAAGCAATTAGTTGCCTTCTCTGTCAG GCCTGTGACAAACTTTGATGAGGTTGCCTTCCATTTTATCGATTGCATACATAACCACTTGCAATCTAAATCACAG TTGCAAGGAGTTACCCCGACCCAGCCTCAGTCAGGGGATATATCCTTGAGCATTCCTGTGAAGAATGAATCAAGTGAATCAAGTGGATATCAGACAGCCCCATCTAGTCAA TTATCTGGGCAATTTAGCAGTGATGGGCTCAAGAGCTGTGATCAATTGGTCCTTGACTATCTGCAGCAGCCTTCAAGCAT TGGACAGGAAAAGGGGATACACAGGGATGAACTTTCACGGCAGCTAAAACTTCCTGTGGATAAGATTAT GGAATCAATTAGGGCTCTTGAGGAGGAGGGTTTGATATACTCCACTATTGATGAGTTTCACTACAAGTCAACTGCATGTGGTTGA
- the LOC133871811 gene encoding replication protein A 32 kDa subunit A-like isoform X2 produces MFWIRDGMYVRVNGHLKSFKGVKQLVAFSVRPVTNFDEVAFHFIDCIHNHLQSKSQLQGVTPTQPQSGDISLSIPVKNESSESSGYQTAPSSQLSGQFSSDGLKSCDQLVLDYLQQPSSIGQEKGIHRDELSRQLKLPVDKIMESIRALEEEGLIYSTIDEFHYKSTACG; encoded by the exons ATGTTTTGGATCAG AGATGGAATGTATGTTCGTGTTAATGGACACTTGAAGAGCTTTAAAGGTGTCAAGCAATTAGTTGCCTTCTCTGTCAG GCCTGTGACAAACTTTGATGAGGTTGCCTTCCATTTTATCGATTGCATACATAACCACTTGCAATCTAAATCACAG TTGCAAGGAGTTACCCCGACCCAGCCTCAGTCAGGGGATATATCCTTGAGCATTCCTGTGAAGAATGAATCAAGTGAATCAAGTGGATATCAGACAGCCCCATCTAGTCAA TTATCTGGGCAATTTAGCAGTGATGGGCTCAAGAGCTGTGATCAATTGGTCCTTGACTATCTGCAGCAGCCTTCAAGCAT TGGACAGGAAAAGGGGATACACAGGGATGAACTTTCACGGCAGCTAAAACTTCCTGTGGATAAGATTAT GGAATCAATTAGGGCTCTTGAGGAGGAGGGTTTGATATACTCCACTATTGATGAGTTTCACTACAAGTCAACTGCATGTGGTTGA